Proteins encoded in a region of the Penaeus vannamei isolate JL-2024 chromosome 30, ASM4276789v1, whole genome shotgun sequence genome:
- the LOC138867411 gene encoding mucin-22-like — protein MIQTQGSKECTKDYGRCKSKCRGHSDKTRVCPNGKVCCRNPAKTRSQVIAKANDCTAAGGVCKKPNKKCKEPLSFQCPGKDRSCCKKTTKNNCKSKGFRCVKNCKGTTKKIKGCKEGRVCCKQEQKGNCKQVGGNCKEEAKCNTEVLKPNKPCKDGRICCKKGNNKCKDLGGRCREEAKCTGQIFTPSIPCKDGKVCCNKGKDKCKDLGGRCRKEAKCKGQIFTPSIPCKDGKVCCNKGNDKCKDLGGRCRKEAKCTGQIFTPSIPCKDGKVCCNKGKDKCKDLGGRCRKEAKCTGDVLTPSIPCKDGRVCCEKGKSKCKDLGGTCREEAKCDGDILTPSVSCKSGKVCCEKGTTCKSLSGQCKKEDTCQSKVLNPSKKCKAGKVCCLIRTCRDRGGKCKKEGKCNGRIVKVKKPCKEPKVCCLVKNDPGTTIGPQPQTSPAPQPQTSPGPQPQTSPGPQPQTSPEPQTSPGQQPQTSPGPQPLTSPGPQPLTSPGPQPLTSPGPQPLTSPGPQPLTSPGPQPLTSPGPQPQTSPGPQPQTSPGPQPQTSTGPQPLTSPGPQPLTSPGPQPQTSPGPQPQTSPGPQPLTSPGPQPQTSPGPQPQTSPGPQPLTSPGPQPQTSPGPQPLTSPGPQPQTSPGPQPLTSPGPQPQTSPGPQPQTSPGPQPLTSPGPQPQTSPGPQPLTSPGPQPQTSPGPQPLTSPGPQPQTSPGPQPLTSPGPQPQTSPGPQPLTSPGPQPLTSPGPQPLTSPGPQPQTSPGPQPLTSPGPQPQTSPGPQPQTSPGPQPQTSPGPQPLTSPGPQPLTSPGPQPQSSPGPQPLTSPGPQPQTSPGPQPQTSPGPQPQTSPGPQPQTSPGPQPLTSSGSQPQTTIADTTTTAVTTTADTNTADTTADTTTTAVTTADTTTADTTADTTTTAVTTTADTTTADTTEDTTTTAVTTTADTTTADTTADTTTADTTADTTTADTTADTTTTAVTTTADTTTADTTADTTTTAVTTTADTTTADTTADTTTTAVTTTADTTTADTTADTTTADTTADTTTTAVTTTADTTTADTTADTTTTAVTTTADTTTADTTADTTTTAVTTTADTTTADTTADTTTADTTADTTTTAVTTTADTTTADTTTAATTTADTTTVDTTTTADTSTADTTTADTTADTTTADTTTAADATTADTTTTADTTTADTTADTTTAADTSTADTTTADTTTTADTTTTADTTIPDTTTADTTTVDTTNADTTTTADTTTVDTTTADITTTADTTTADTTTADTTTADTTTTADTTTADTTTADTTTTADTTTTADTTTADTTTADTTTADTTTTADTTTADTTTTADTTTEDTTTTADKTTADTTTTADTTTADTTTTVDTNTIADTTTTPDTTTTAITTTTIPTTTIAFNVTARLLELATIDPSLGALEAALDEASDRLGTIDSTGRRRVRRQAVGEPATSTTDATTTDATTTDATTTDATTTDATTTDATTSDATTSDATTTDATTTDATTTDATTTDSTTTDATTTDATTTDATTTDATTTDATTTDATTTDATTTDATTTDATTTDATTTDATTTDATTTDATTTDATTTDATTTDATTTDATTTDATTTDATTTDATTTDATTTDATTTDATTTDVTTTDATTTDVTTTDATTTDATTTDATTTDATTTDATTTDVTTTDATTTDATTTDVTTTDATTTDATTTDATTADVTTTDITTTDVTTTDATTTDATTTDATTTDATTTDATTTDATTTDVTTTDATTTDATTTDATTTDVTTTDVTTTDATTTDATTTDATTTDETTTDATTTDATTTDVTTTDATTTDVTTTDATTTDVTTTDATTTDFTTTDATTTDGTTTYATTPDATTIDATTTDAITTDAITTDVTTTDVTTTDVTTTDATTTDATTTDDTTTDATTIDETTTDVTTTDATTTDETTTDATTTDVTTTDATTTDFTTTDATTTDVTTTDATTTDATTTDATTTDAITTDATTTDITTTDVTTTDATTTDATTTDATTTDVTTTDATTTDATTTDATTTDATTTDVTTTDVTTTDATTTDATTTDATTTDATTTDATTTDATATDATTTDATTTDAITTDATTTDATTTDVTTTDATTTDATTTDATTTDATTTDATTTDATTTDATTTDATTTDVTTTYATTTSATTTDVTTTDATTTDVTTTDATTTDATTTDATTTDATTTDVTTTDATTTVVITTDVTTTDAISTDVTTVDATTTGATTTVVTTTDTTTTGETTTDVTTTYATTADSTPEITTTSAPSTTPPQDRIDAEDLLTRYIQFLSDATAPVDDENADQIDSGTVSANSFIEEFDDLIDLIAQTGKRITDGTRALLPRARGDTQQLLDRIKDLRIAIREELERLNPLAENTITLPTLAP, from the exons ATGATCCAAACGCAAG GCTCCAAGGAATGTACGAAGGATTATGGGAGATGTAAGTCCAAGTGCCGCGGTCATTCTGATAAAACAAGAGTGTGTCCCAACGGTAAGGTGTGCTGTAGAAACCCTGCAAAGACTCGGAGCCAAGTTATAGCCAAGGCAAACGACTGCACGGCAGCAGGAGGAGTTTGCAAGAAACCTAACAAAAAGTGCAAAGAGCCTCTTTCCTTCCAATGTCCAGGCAAGGATAGAAGCTGCTGTAAGAAAACCACAAAGAACAACTGCAAATCGAAGGGCTTTAGATGTGTAAAAAACTGTAAGGGAACGACCAAGAAAATCAAAGGTTGTAAGGAAGGAAGAGTCTGCTGCAAGCAAGAACAAAAAGGGAACTGCAAACAAGTGGGAGGAAACTgtaaagaagaagcaaaatgcAACACGGAAGTCTTAAAGCCCAACAAGCCATGCAAAGATGGAAGGATTTGTTgcaaaaagggaaataataaatgtaaagatCTAGGAGGCAGATGTCGAGAGGAAGCCAAATGCACAGGGCAAATATTTACTCCCTCTATACCATGCAAGGATGGTAAGGTCTGTTgtaataaaggaaaagataaatgcaAAGATCTGGGAGGTAGATGTCGAAAGGAAGCCAAATGCAAAGGGCAAATATTTACTCCCTCTATACCATGCAAGGATGGTAAGGTCTGTTGtaacaaaggaaatgataaatgCAAAGATCTGGGAGGTAGATGTCGAAAGGAAGCCAAATGCACAGGACAAATATTTACTCCTTCTATACCATGCAAGGATGGTAAGGTCTGTTgtaataaaggaaaagataaatgcaAAGATCTGGGAGGTAGATGTCGAAAGGAAGCCAAATGCACCGGGGACGTACTCACTCCCTCTATACCATGCAAGGATGGTAGGGTCtgttgtgaaaaaggaaaaagcaaatgcAAAGATCTAGGAGGTACATGTCGAGAGGAAGCCAAATGCGACGGGGATATACTTACTCCCTCTGTATCGTGCAAGAGTGGTAAGGTCTGTTGTGAAAAGGGAACAACTTGTAAATCACTAAGTGGACAGTGTAAAAAGGAAGACACATGTCAAAGCAAAGTGTTAAACCCCAGTAAGAAGTGCAAAGCTGGAAAGGTATGCTGCTTAATCCGCACCTGTCGCGACCGAGGAGGGAagtgtaagaaggaaggaaagtgcaACGGTAGAATCGTCAAGGTGAAGAAGCCATGCAAGGAACCCAAAGTCTGCTGTCTAG TCAAAAATGACCCAGGTACCACGATTGGACCGCAACCGCAAACCTCTCCTGCACCGCAACCACAGACCTCTCCCGGACCGCAACCGCAAACTAGCCCTGGACCGCAGCCACAGACCTCCCCCGAACCACAAACCAGCCCTGGACAGCAGCcacaaaccagccctggaccgcaaccgctaaccagccctggaccgcaaccgctaaccagccctggaccgcaaccgctaaccagccctggaccgcaaccgctaaccagccctggaccgcaaccgctaaccagtcCTGGACctcaaccgctaaccagccctggaccgcaaccacaaactagccctggaccgcaaccgcaaactagccctggaccgcaaccacaAACCAGcactggaccgcaaccgctaacaagccctggaccgcaaccgctaaccagccctggaccgcaaccacaaactagccctggaccgcaaccacaaaccagccctggaccgcaaccgctaaccagccctggaccgcaaccacaaaccagccctggaccgcaaccacaaaccagccctggaccgcaaccgctaacaagccctggaccgcaaccacaAACTAgtcctggaccgcaaccgctaacaagccctggaccgcaaccacaaaccagccctggaccgcaaccgctaaccagccctggaccgcaaccacaaaccagccctggaccgcaaccacaaaccagccctggaccgcaaccgctaacaagccctggaccgcaaccacaaacaagccctggaccgcaaccgctaaccagccctggaccgcaaccacaaaccagccctggaccgcaaccgctaacaagccctggaccgcaaccacaaaccagccctggaccgcaaccgctaacaagccctggaccgcaaccgcaaaCCAGCCCTGGACCACAACCGCtgaccagccctggaccgcaaccgctaaccagccctggaccgcaaccgctaacaagccctggaccgcaaccgcaaactagccctggaccgcaaccgctaaccagccctggaccgcaaccgcaaaccagccctggaccgcagccacaaaccagccctggaccgcaaccgcaaaccagccctggaccgcaaccgctaaccagccctggaccgcaaccgctaaccagccctggaccgcaaccacaaagtagccctggaccgcaaccgctaaccagccctggaccgcaaccgcaaaccagccctggaccgcaaccgcaaaccagccctggaccgcaaccacaaaccagccctggaccgcaaccacaaaccagccctggaccgcagccACTGACCTCTTCCGGATCGCAACCACAAACGACAATAGCAGATACAACAACGACTGCTGTTACAACAACTGCAGATACAAATACAGCAgatactactgcagatacaacaacgacTGCTGTTAcaactgcagatacaactacggcagatactactgcagatacaacaacgacTGCTGTTACAAcaactgcagatacaactacGGCAGATACTACTGAAGATACAACAACGACTGCTGTTACAAcaactgcagatacaactacagcagatactactgcagatacaactacagcagatactactgcagatacaactacagcagatactactgcagatacaacaacgacTGCTGTTACAAcaactgcagatacaactacagcagatactactgcagatacaacaacgacTGCTGTTACAAcaactgcagatacaactacggcagatactactgcagatacaacaacgacTGCTGTTACAAcaactgcagatacaactacagcagatactactgcagatacaactacagcagatactactgcagatacaacaacgacTGCTGTTACAAcaactgcagatacaactacagcagatactactgcagatacaacaacgacTGCTGTTACAAcaactgcagatacaactacagcagatactactgcagatacaacaacgacTGCTGTTACAAcaactgcagatacaactacggcagatactactgcagatacaactacagcagatactactgcagatacaacaacgacTGCTGTTACAAcaactgcagatacaactacGGCAGATACAACAACTGCTGCTACAAcaactgcagatacaactactgtagatacaacaacgACTGCTGATACATCTACTGCAGATACAACGACTGCAGATACAACagcagatacaactactgcagatacaacaacggcAGCAGATgcaactactgcagatacaacaacgactgcagatacaactacagcagatactactgcagatacaacaacggcTGCTGATACatctactgcagatacaaccactgcagatacaacaacaactgcagatacaacaaccactgcagataccaCCATtccagatacgactactgcagatactactactgtagatacaactaatgcagatacaacaacgactgcagatacaacaactgTAGATACAACGACTGCAGATataacaaccactgcagatacaaccactgcagatacgacaactgcagatacaaccactgcagatacaacaacgactgcagatacaacaactgcagatacaaccactgcagatacaacaaccactgcagatacaacaaccactgcagatacgactactgcagatacaaccactgcagatacgactactgcagatacaacaaccactgcagatacaactactgcagatacaacaaccactgcagatacaactactgaagatacaacaaccactgcagataagactactgcagatacaacaacaactgcagatACTACGACTGCAGACACAacgactactgtagatacaaaCACAATTGCAGATACAACAACGACTCCTGATACAACAACAACGGCCATCACAACTACAACCATACCTACCACCACTATTGCCTTCAACGTAACTGCAAGGCTTCTAGAGCTCGCAACCATCGACCCTTCCCTGGGGGCTCTGGAAGCGGCCCTGGACGAGGCCAGCGACAGACTCGGCACCATCGACAGCACCGGCCGAAGGAGAGTTCGGAGGCAAGCCGTTGGCGAGCCAGCAACCagtacaaccgatgccaccacaactgatgccactacaactgatgccactacaaccgatgccaccacaactgatgccactacaaccgatgccactacaagtGATGCCACTACAagtgatgccactacaaccgatgccaccacaaccgatgccactacaactgatgccactacaactgattccaccacaactgatgccactacaactgatgccactacaaccgatgctaccacaaccgatgccactacaaccgatgccaccacaactgatgccactacaaccgatgccaccacaactgatgccactacaaccgatgccaccacaaccgatgccactacaaccgatgccactacaaccgatgccaccacaaccgatgccaccacaaccgatgccactacaacggatgccaccacaaccgatgccaccacaaccgatgccaccacaaccgatgccaccacaaccgatgccactacaaccgatgccactacaaccgatgccaccacaaccgatgccaccacaaccgatgccaccacaaccgatgtcaccacaaccgatgccaccacaaccgatgtcaccacaaccgatgccaccacaaccgatgccaccacaaccgatgccaccacaaccgatgccaccacaaccgatgccactacaaccgatgtcaccacaaccgatgccactacaaccgatgccaccacaactgatgtcactacaaccgatgccaccacaaccgatgccaccacaactgatgccactacagcCGATGTCACCACAACCGATATCACCACAACCgatgtcaccacaaccgatgccacgacaaccgatgccaccacaaccgatgccaccacaaccgatgccaccacaaccgatgccaccacaaccgatgctaCTACAACCgatgtcactacaaccgatgccactacaaccgatgccaccacaaccgatgccactacaactgatgtcactacaactgatgtcactacaaccgatgccaccacaaccgatgccactacaaccgatgccactacaaccgatgaaactacaactgatgccactacaaccgatgccactacaactgatgtcactacaaccgatgccactactactgatgtcactacaaccgatgccaccacaaccgatgtcaccacaaccgatgccactacaaccgatttCACCACAACCGATGCAACCACAACCGATGGTACTACAACCTATGCCACCACACCCGATGCCACTACAatcgatgccactacaaccgatgccatcACAACCGATGCCATCACAACCGATGTCACCAcaactgatgtcactacaactgatgtcactacaaccgatgccaccacaaccgatgccaccacaaccgatgacaccacaaccgatgccactacaatcGATGAAactacaactgatgtcactacaaccgatgccactacaactgatgaaactacaactgatgccactacaaccgatgtcaccacaaccgatgccactacaaccgatttCACCACAACAGATGCCACTACAACGGATgtcaccacaactgatgccactacaaccgatgccaccacaaccgatgctaccacaactgatgccatcacaaccgatgccactacaactgatatCACCACAACCGAtgtcactacaactgatgccactacaaccgatgccaccacaactgatgccactacaaccgatgtcactacaactgatgccactacaactgatgccactacaaccgatgccactacaaccgatgccactacaaccgatgttACTACAACCgatgtcactacaaccgatgccactacaaccgatgccactacaactgatgccactacaaccgatgccactacaaccgatgcaactacaactgatgccactgcaaccgatgccactacaaccgatgccactacaaccgatgcaattacaactgatgccactacaaccgatgccactacaaccgatgtcactacaactgatgccactacaaccgatgccactacaaccgatgccactacaaccgatgccactacaaccgatgcaactacaactgatgccactacaaccgatgccactacaactgatgccactacaaccgatgtaACCACAACCTATGCCACTACAACCagtgccactacaactgatgtcaccacaaccgatgccactacaaccgatgtcactacaaccgatgccaccacaaccgatgccaccacaaccgatgccaccacaaccgatgccactacaacggatgtcaccacaaccgatgccactacaacggtTGTCATCACAACTGATgtcaccacaactgatgccatTTCAACTGATGTCACCACAgtcgatgccaccacaaccggtGCCACTACAACCGTTGTCACCACAACTGATACCACTACAACCGGTGAAACTACAACGGATGTTACTACAACATATGCAACTACGGCAGATTCCACACCTGAAATAACCACAACCTCCGCCCCCAGCACGACACCGCCTCAGGACCGCATCGACGCCGAAGACTTGCTGACCAGGTACATCCAGTTCCTCAGCGACGCCACAGCCCCTGTCGACGACGAAAACGCTGACCAAATAGACAGCGGCACCGTCAGCGCCAACAGCTTCATCGAAGAGTTCGACGACCTGATCGACCTGATCGCGCAGACGGGGAAGAGGATCACGGACGGAACCAGGGCGCTGCTGCCACGAGCCCGAGGCGACACGCAGCAGCTGCTGGACAGGATCAAAGACCTCCGCATAGCTATCCGAGAGGAACTTGAGCGGCTGAATCCACTCGCTGAAAACACAATCACCCTTCCCACACTGGCGCCTTAA
- the LOC138867450 gene encoding uncharacterized protein, producing MFLKPNKPCKDGKICCKKGNNKCKDLGGRCRKEAKCTGQIFTPSIPCKDGKVCCNKGNDKCKDLGGRCRKEAKCKGQIFTPSIPCKDGKVCCNKGKNKCKDLGGTCREEAKCTGDVLTPSIPCKDGRVCCEKGKSKCKDLGGTCREEAKCDGDILTPSIPCKNGKVCCEKGKSKCKDLGGTCREEAKCTGDVLTPSIPCKDGRVCCEKGKSKCKDLGGTCREEAKCDGDILTPSVPCKNGKVCCEKGKSKCKDLGGTCREEAKCDGDILTPSVPCKNGKVCCEKGKSKCKDLGGTCREEAKCDGDILTPSVSCKSGKVCCEKGTTCKSLSGQCKKEDTCQSKVLNPSKKCKAGKECCLIRTCRDRGGKCKKEGECNGRIVKVKKPCKEPKVCCLVKKDPGTTIGPQPQTSPGPQPQTSPAPQTSPGPQPQTSLGPQPLTTLDRNHKPALDRNRKQVLDRNHKLALDRSHKVALDRNRKLALDPLDRNHKLALDRSHKVALDRNRKLALDPLDRNRKQVLDRNHKLALDRSHKPALDRNHKPALDHTVAADTSTIADTTTIADAMTTADTTSNAATTTADTTADTTTAATTTADKTTADTTADTTTTAVTTTADTTTADTTADTTTITVTTMADTTTTANTSTADTTTADTTIADTTTVDTTNADTTTTADTTNADTTTADTTTTADTTTADTTTADTTTIDMTTVDTTTTADTTTADTTTTADTTTADTTTTADTTTVDAITTAYTTNADTTTTAYMTTADTTTTADTTTIKQPLQIRLLQIQQPLQIRLLQIHQPLQIQLLQIQHPLQILLLQIQQPQQIRLLRYDYCRYNNHCRYDYCRYNNQCRFNYCRYNIHCRYDYCRYNNHYRYDYYTTTADTTTTADTTTADTTTNADKTTADTTTTADTTTADTTTTADTTTADTTTTADATTADTTTTTDMTTADTTTTADTTTADTTTTADTTTIQQPLQIQLLQIQLLQIQLLQIK from the exons ATGt TCTTAAAGCCCAACAAGCCATGCAAAGATGGAAAGATTTGTTgcaaaaagggaaataataaatGCAAAGATCTGGGAGGCAGATGTCGAAAGGAAGCCAAATGCACAGGACAAATATTTACTCCCTCTATACCATGCAAGGATGGTAAGGTCTGTtgtaataaaggaaatgataaatgcAAAGATCTGGGAGGTAGATGTCGAAAGGAAGCCAAATGTAAAGGGCAAATATTTACTCCCTCTATACCATGCAAGGATGGTAAGGTCTGTtgtaataaaggaaaaaacaaatgcaaagaTCTAGGAGGTACATGTCGAGAGGAAGCCAAATGCACCGGGGACGTACTCACTCCCTCTATACCATGCAAGGATGGTAGGGTCtgttgtgaaaaaggaaaaagcaaatgcAAAGATCTGGGAGGTACATGTCGAGAGGAAGCCAAATGCGACGGGGATATACTTACTCCCTCTATACCGTGCAAGAATGGTAAGGTCtgttgtgaaaaaggaaaaagcaaatgcAAAGATCTGGGAGGTACATGTCGAGAGGAAGCCAAATGCACCGGGGACGTACTCACTCCCTCTATACCATGCAAGGATGGTAGGGTCtgttgtgaaaaaggaaaaagcaaatgcAAAGATCTGGGAGGTACATGTCGAGAGGAAGCCAAATGCGACGGGGATATACTTACTCCCTCTGTACCGTGCAAGAATGGTAAGGTCtgttgtgaaaaaggaaaaagcaaatgcAAAGATCTGGGAGGTACATGTCGAGAGGAAGCCAAATGCGACGGGGATATACTTACTCCCTCTGTACCGTGCAAGAATGGTAAGGTCtgttgtgaaaaaggaaaaagcaaatgcAAAGATCTGGGAGGTACATGTCGAGAGGAAGCCAAATGCGACGGGGATATACTTACTCCCTCTGTATCGTGCAAGAGTGGTAAGGTCTGTTGTGAAAAGGGAACAACTTGTAAATCACTAAGTGGACAGTGTAAAAAGGAAGACACATGTCAAAGCAAAGTGTTAAACCCCAGCAAGAAGTGCAAAGCTGGTAAGGAATGCTGCTTAATCCGCACCTGTCGCGACCGAGGAGGGAAgtgtaagaaggaaggagagtgcaACGGTAGAATCGTCAAGGTGAAGAAGCCATGCAAGGAACCCAAAGTCTGCTGTCTAG TCAAAAAGGACCCAGGTACCACGATTGGACCGCAACCACAGACCTCTCCCGGACCGCAACCGCAAACTAGCCCTGCGCCgcaaaccagccctggaccgcagccacaaaccagccttggaccgcaaccgctaacca ccctggaccgcaaccacaaaccagccctggaccgcaaccgcaaaCAAGTCCTGGACCGCAACCACAAACTAGCCCTGGACCGCAGCCACAAAgtagccctggaccgcaaccgcaaactagccctggacc ccctggaccgcaaccacaAACTAGCCCTGGACCGCAGCCACAAAgtagccctggaccgcaaccgcaaactagccctggacc ccctggaccgcaaccgcaaaCAAGTCCTGGACCGCAACCACAAACTAGCCCTGGACCGCAGCcacaaaccagccctggaccgcaaccacaaaccagccctggacc ATACAGTGGCTGCAGATACATCAACTATTGCAGATACAACAACTATTGCAGATGCAatgactactgcagatacaacatcCAATGCTGCTACAACTACAGCAgatactactgcagatacaacaactgcTGCTACAACAACTGCAGATAAAACTACAGCAgatactactgcagatacaacaacgacTGCTGTTACAACAACAGCAGATACAACTACGGCAGataccactgcagatacaacaacgatTACTGTTACAACAATGGCAGATACAACAACGACTGCTAATACATCTACTGCAGATACAACGACTGCAGATACGACTATTGCAGATACTACTACTGTAGATACAACTAATGCAGATACAACAacgactgcagatacaacaaaTGCAGATACAacgactgcagatacaacaaccactgcagatacgactactgcagatacaaccactgcagatactaCTACTATAGATAtgactactgtagatacaacaacgactgcagatacgactactgcagatacaacaaccactgcagatacgactactgcagatacaacaaccacagcagatacgactactgtagatGCAATAACCACTGCATATACGACTAATGCAGATACGACAACCACTGCATATAtgaccactgcagatacaacaaccactgcagatacgactact ataaaacaaccactgcagatacgactactgcagatacaacaaccactgcagatacgactactgcagatacaccAACCACTGCAGATtcaactactgcagatacaacatcCATTGCAGATattactactgcagatacaacaaccacagcagatacgactact cagatacgactactgcagatacaataaccactgcagatacgactattgcagatacaacaaccaatGCAGATtcaactactgcagatacaacatccactgcagatacgactactgcagatacaacaaccactacagatacgactact atacgactactgcagatacaacaaccactgcagatacgactactgcagatacaacaaccaatGCAGATaaaaccactgcagatacaacaaccactgcagatacgactactgcagatacaacaaccactgcagatacgactactgcagatacaacaaccactgcagatgcgactactgcagatacaacaaccactacaGATatgactactgcagatacaacaaccactgcagatacaactactgcagatacaacaaccactgcagatacgactact atacaacaaccactgcagatacaactactgcaaATACAattactgcagatacaactactgcagataAAATAA
- the LOC138867451 gene encoding uncharacterized protein, producing MTTADTTTTADTTTADTTTAGTTTADTTTTPDTTTADITTTADTTTADTTTTADTTTVDTTTTADTTTADTTTTADTTTEDTTSADTTTTADTTTVDATTTVDTTTTADSTTIRLMQIQPLQTRLLQIQQQLQIQLLQKQLLQIQQPLQIRLL from the exons atgactactgcagatacaacaaccactgcagatacgactactgcagatacaaccactgcaggtACGACTACTGCCGATACAACAACCACTCctgatacgactactgcagatataacaaccacagcagatacgactactgcagatacaacaaccactgcagatacaactactgtagatacaacaaccactgcagatacgactactgcagatacaacaaccactgcagatacaactactgaAGATACAACttctgcagatacaacaaccactgcagatacgactactgtagatGCAACAACcactgtagatacaacaaccactgcagactcgactact atacgactaatgcagatacaaccactgcag acacgactactgcagatacaacaacaactgcagatacaactactgcagaAACAACttctgcagatacaacaaccactgcagatacgactactgtag